gctcccttTTAACTGTGTATTCTTTTGTAAatcattaaaagtaaataaaaataattacttcatAAATACCAAACAATAACTTTTGCTAGAAGTATGAGGCTTGTTTATTTTAAAGGGACATCTTGAGTTATAACACACTAACCTTTCAaaacacacatattttcattCCTCAAGCCTTTGTTTCTGCTGTTCCCTCAGCTTGGATTATCCACTCCTCCTTATTCTCCCCACATCTCCCTCAAAATCTGacaatttatgtaatttttcagTTTACCAAGTATTTTTAGATATACGATTGAATTTTTGCTTTCCAAGCAAAAAAGACAcagtaagtattattattattttttgagacggagtcttgctctgtcggccaggctggagtgcagtggcacaatcttggctcactgcaagctccgcctcccgggttcacgccattctcctgcctcagcctccggagtagctgggactacaggtgcacaccacaacgcccagctaatttttttgtgtttttagtagggacagggtttcagcgtgttagccaggatggtctcgatctcctgaccttgtgatccacccgcctcagcatcctaaagtgctgggattacaggcttgagacaccCGGTGTtaagtataattattttcatcctcatataataaataagaaaactgaggttggaAAACTTCACAATTATTAAGCTTCAGAGCTAGAATTGAAATGTACTTCTAACAGGTCCAGTGTTCCTTCTACTTTTTTAAGCTATGAAATCCTATACATTTAATTAGGCAACTGgacaaaaatatacacaaaagagtGTTATTTACAATATCCACAAATTGTAAATAACCTATGTGTTAAAAAATAGAGGATCAAGTTATGGCACACTCATACAACCATTATGTAAAGACAGGCGctgtggcgtgcacctgtagtcccagttactcaggaagcagaggtaggAGGCtccctttgagcccaggagtttgagggtacaGGGAGCTacgatggcgccactgcactccaggctgggcgacagagccagaccctgtcacaaaaaagaaaggaaagagagaaagaaaggaagaaacaaagaataaaagaaagaaagagaaagagcatcatactaaaaaatttatatattactaCTACTAATAGATTAAATGCACTTtaaatgcttactatgtgctgaATACTGggctaaatttattttatatgtattgtatcatttaatcctcacaacaaccaatCTGCCCAAAGCCTTGCTGTTAATAATGCAGCAGAACTTGACTGGTATTAAAATCCAAAGCTCAggctggggacggtggctcacacctgtaatcccagcattttgggaggcccaggcgggcggatcgcctgaggtcgggagttcgagaccagcctgaccaacatggagaaaccccgtctctactaaaaataacagaattcgccgggcgtggtggcgcatgcctataatcccagctactcgggaggctgaggcaggagaatcgcttgaacccgggaggtggaggctgcagtgagccgagattgcgccattgcactccagcctgggtaacaagagcaaaactccatctccaaataaataaataaataaaaatccaaagcTCATGTTCTTAACCACTAGATCACGCTATCGCAAGTATGAAGACCGTTTCTTTCACAATCACAAACATTTATGGGATACTTCTGAAAATTCTGTTCAAACTTCTCTTGCCCAGGTCTCTGTGTTCCTATAACAATGTGTATCTCTTACAGCACTTGCTTGGATCCATTTATGTACCTCTCACAGCTCTTATGCTCCTGCAGGCCTGAAACTTAAGCCcactttctatttttcatagCTCCTGGTGCAGTGCTTTTTACTGTGTAGGCGCTCATTAGTGTTAAACTGAATGTGCCTTTAACTTGGCTTGGGGTACGTTGAATTGAGGATGAGCGCTCACACAATATTAAGAATTTCTTTCCAAGAAATGTGCTCGGGTCAAACACAAGGCCTTTCTGTCCATGATCCGCCTGAAACCATGGTTTCCTTGTTTTCGCCTTTATCCCTTCTGCCTTGCCAGTCCTCCCCGCCAGCGGGGCCGGGAGCCCGGCGACTCCCTAGGTCGCAGGGCCTCTCTTGCGTGACCGAGCGGACTCCGCTGCCTACGGcagcccacccccagcccctgctctGAGGCACCGAGAAACGAGGAGGCCCGTGGCGAGTCTCCACGTGGGTACCGGCGCTCTCGGCGCCTGTAGCCGCCCGCCGGAAGCCGACATCTCGAGTTCTGGCAGAAGCAATTTGCGCGGCGAGGAGCGGAGCGGCAGGAACCCAATAAGCTGCTTCGCCTCGGAGCTGAAGCCCGTACTCAAGATGGCGGGCGGGCGTGGCCAGTGACTAGAAGGCGAGGCGCCGCGGGAccatggcggcggcggcggacgAGCGGAGTCCAGGGGACGGAGAAGACGAGGAAGAGGAGGTAGTAAGCGCTACGCCAAAAGCCTGCACCGCAGTGGCGGTGATGCCTGTGCTGGCTGTGTGTGGGGAAGGGAGTTGGGGAGCTGCGGGCCGGAGGGAGGCCCCGCTGCTCCTCACCGGCTTCTAGCTCCTGGGCGCGAGGAGCCGGGCAGCTTGGGACCTTAGCCCTAATCGTCACCCCGTACTTGGGATGGGAAGTACCGGGAAGTTACCTTAGGTAGCGTAGTTTCCTCTTGCTGAAAACAGGGTCCGGTTTTCACAAATGTGGGAAATTTGGCTTCTTTTGCTAATTGCTCCCTCTTGCCCGCTCGCGTGCTAGCATGTTAACCCCTCTTTTCTTTCACCAGGAGCAGTTGGTTCTGGTGGAATTATCAGGAATTATTGATTCAGACTTCCTctcaaaatgtgaaaataaatgcaAGGTTTTGGTGAGTTTTCTAGACTTGGGGGGATTGTTCTAGAGtgtcttaaatgtaaaacaacaatCAGTGGTGAAATACCTATCCGCAagtattgatatatttatttcaccTTACAAAGTAGTGAACTCTAAGGATAAGAAGTATACTAagtataattaattaatatataattaagtaTAATGTAGAAGTACAGCGGGGACTATGGGAGCAGATAGGAGAAAATGGCTAACTTTGCTTGCCTGTTTGAATGTGTGGCTGAAGAGAAAGTTACAGATTTGGAGGAAGTAACATTGTGATATGGAACAGTACATATAttcctgtattctcagcactttgggaggcagaggtgggaggatcacttgagcccaggaattggagaccatcctaggcaacataacgagaccccttctctacaataataataaaaaaaaaatgcccaggcgcggtggctcacgcctgtaatcccaatactgggaggccgaggcgggtagatcacgaggtcaggagttcgagaccagcctggccaacatggtgtaaccccgtctctactgaaatacaaaaattagccaggcatggtggtgggcgcctgtaatcccagctactcgggaggctgagacaggagaatcgcgtgatccctggaggcagaggttgcagtgagccaagatcgcgccactgtactccagcctgggcaacaaagggcaaaactccatctcaataaaaaaaaaaataataataataataaattagctggggatggtggcatgcgcctgtggtccctgctgctcaggaggctgaggtgggaggattgcctgaacatgatcatgccactgcattccagcctgggtgacagagctagacactgtctcaaaaaataaatagatgacaGGTAGACTCTGCACTACTGTTGACAAAACTTCCTCTGTTTTTAGCTTACTCTTGAACAGGATGTTGATTGAAATAAACCTTGTTACTTGAGTATGAATTAAGTAGTCTTCAGGTTGTAACTGCTGTGATCAGAGCAGTTGTAGTTTATCCTGTACTTGGTAGGACAAGATGCTCTAGAGGTTCCCCAGTTTTGGAGATTAGTTTCCTTGGTAGCAAGGTTACAATGTTGAAGCctttttctaatgttttttttttttttttatgatccTTTATTCTGTTGTAGGGCATTGACACTGAGAGGCccattctgcaagtggacagCTGTGTCTTTGCTGGGGAGTATGAAGGTAGGAGGATGTCAGATAGATGGAACTCTTTCTGATATGGGCTTTTCAGAGATGGTAGCTCTTCTCAACAATTTGCCTTTGTATTTTTCTGCAGACACTCTTGGGACCTGTgttatatttgaagaaaatgttgAACATGGTAAGTGATTGCTAGCCCAGCCCTTTTTAATACGAACTATTTCAGTCATACTTaagcataataaatattaaatatctcatgtatccaCTGTTTAGCTGTATCATATCCTATCATTTTCCCAAACGTGACTCagattatagtttaaaaaaaaaaaaaaaaagccaggctgggccaggtggctcaatcctgtaatcccagcactttgggaggccaaggcaggcaggttacttgaggccaggagttcgagaccagcctggccaacatggcaaaacctcatttatactaaaaatacaaaaattagctgggtatggtggcatgtgcctcccagctactcgggagactgaggcacgagaattgcttgaacccgggaggtggaggttgcagtgagccgagatcgcaccagtgcacttcagcctgggcaacagagctagatagactgtgtctcaaaaacaaacaaaaaaacccattccAGATACATTTGAAGTCCTTCTATCCCCCTTTCCAAACTTACTTCTTTCCCTCTGTCTTCAGAGATGATCactctcctgaattctttttttttttgagacggagtctcactctgtcacccaggctggagtgcagtggtgcaatcttggctcactgcaacctccacctcccaggttcaagcagttctcctgcctcagcctcccgagtagctgggattacaggcacctgccaccacgcctaggtaatttttctgtttttggtagagacagggtttcgccatgttggccaggctgatctcaaactcctgacctcaagtgatctgcctgcctcggcctctcaaagtgctgggattacaggtgtgagccaccactcctggccaaggaataaaagaagggctacttcataggcagagcagcctacTTTCTAAAGTATGGTATCAATTTACACTCACAGTAGCAATGTACGGAAGTGTCTGTGCTTCATATCCTTGGCTCAAGGGCCTTATCCTCCGTCCTGCCTAGGCATACAGTTTTCTGAAAGTTTCAACTCCAGGCAGCAGGTTGGCAGCAATTTTTTTCCTCAGGCTTTCATGATTGAGAATGTCCCTACTCCATACTTTGGCTTCAGGTAGTAAGTTGGACTTTGGTCCTTAATTTGATTGGTAGAATTTTAGATCCTAATACGCTGTAGGGTAAAATTCCTGGCCCCAATTTCCATTTCAAGGATGAAGCCTGTTAGACCTATGGGTTTAATCTCACTCATAACTCTTGTGTTTCTGTCCCTTGAAGATGTTTGTTACTTTTGAATCCAGTTGTGCTTTCAACTGttaacgtgtttttttttttcttgagacagagttttgcttttgttgcccaggctggagtgcagtggcgcaatctctgctcactgcaacctccgcctcctgggttcaagcatttctcctgtctcagcctcccgagtagctgggattacaggcgtgtgccaccatgcccagcgaattttttgtatctttagtagagacgggatttcatcatgttggccaggctggtctcaaactcccgacctcaggtgaaccactcgcctcggcctctcaaagtgcagggattacaggtgtgagccaccgtgcccagcctgttaatGTATTTTATCTATCATTTTTCTATGCTTGGAGCAGGAGGGATGAGTTATACCTTGAATTTACTACACTATCTTGACAGGAAGTAGTTTAATCTGACTCCCTACACTGGAATTACTAAGGcttcatctttgttttatttgatgGCATAAGAAGTATAATAATGTTGTTCATTTCTGTTCTAGCTGATACAGAAGGCAATAATAAAACAGTGCTAAAATATAAATGCCATACAATGAAGAAGCTCAGCATGACAAGAACTCTCCtgacagagaagaaggaaggagaagaaaacataggttaGTTCCCTTATTCTCTGAAAATAGGTGATCCAGTACTGGCTTTGACAATGATACATTGATGCCAGGATAGTCCTTGTACTTTTTAGTAATAACTAtacatgatttttgttttttcagacagtcttgctctgtcacccaggctggaatgcacgggcacaatctcggctcactgccacctccgcctcctgggctcaagcaattctctttccccagcctcctgagcaacagggattacaggcacccaccaccacgcccagccaattttttttttttcttttttcttatccagacggagtctcgcactgtcgcccgggccggagtgcagtgtcgcgatctcggctcactgcaacctccgcctcccgggttcaagcgattctgctgcctcagcctccggagtagctgggactacaggcacgcaccaccagggccagctaatttttgtatttttagtatagacagggttttacagtgttggccaggatggtctcaatctcttgacctcatgatccgcccgccttggcttcccaaagtgctgggattacaggtgtgagccaccggtgcctggccacgcccggctaattttttttagtagagactggattttaccgtgttggccaggctggtcttaaactcctgacctcaagtgatccacctaccttggcctacaaagtgctgcaattacaggtgtgagccactgtgcctggcctcataatatgtttaatatattaaaattgagGGTACTCCATCTAAAGTACCAAGCAGAGTTAAAATTCAGTTGAACTCTCATATAGCTTAGGGCACTGGGGACATAGAAATCTTTTATCTGCTTGGCACTGGAAATGACTGAGGAGTTTTTGAAGAAACTTGGTATCTAAGCCCTAGGGAATTCAGTAgtgcttctctgtctctctcttctccttccccctctcccctctttaaTTAAAAACTTCCTTGTATCTTTTTGTAGTTCATAAGCATGATGATTATGTTTTTACATTCATGTGTAAGATGTGCCTCCCTCAAACCTTGTTATGATGTCAGCATATTACCTGTCTGAAGTGTGGGGGGAAAAAACTTCCTTGTGAGCAAAGTGGATATGATCACAATAGTTCTGAATTCCCAAGGTGAAATCTCCTAGAAACTTCTGGCAGCTGCAGCAGCCTTCAACAGGCTCACATCTGGAAaaagctggcttttttttttttttttggagacagtctcgctctgtcactcaggctggagtacagtggagccatcttggctccctgcaatttccacctcctgggtgcaagcgattctcctgcctcagcctcccgagtagctgggattacaggcatgcaccactaggcctggatgatttttgtatttttattagagacagggcttcgccatgttggccaggctggtcttgaactcctgacctcagatgatcaacctgcctcggcctcccaaagtgctgggattacaggtgtgagccaccgcccctggccaaaAGCTGGCTTTAAATGTGGGGGAGACTGTAGGACCACAGTTGTTAGTCCTCAGTctagtttttgttattattattaaattattttatttgagacagggtctcaccctgtcacccaggctggaatgcagtggtgcaatgttggctcactgtgacctctgccccccatccccctacctcagcctccccagtagttgggaccacaggcgtgttccaccatgcctggctatttctttttttgtttttgttttctttttttttgagatggagtttcactccgtcgcccaggctggagtgcagtggcgcgatctctgcttactgcaacctccacctcccaggttcaagcgattctcctgcctcaccctcctgagtagctgagactacaggcgcatgccaccatgcccagctaatttttgtatttttagtagagacagggtttcaccatgttggtcaggctggtctggaactgacttcatgatctgcttgcctcagcctcccaaagtgctgggattacaggcatgagatgcCGCACCCggcctttgtatttttagtagagatggagtctcaccctgttgcccggGCTTGCCTAGAACTCCTGAAGagaccactgtgcccagcctttcttttccttttgacgtttttctttttttctttcctggagacagagtcttactccatcccccaggctggagtgcagtggcgtgatctcagctcactgcaacctctgcctcccaggttcaagtgattctcattcctcagcctcctgagtagctgggattacaggtgcccaccaccacgcccggctaatttttagtagagatggagttttttttctttttcttttttttttttggagacgaatttcgctcttgttgcccaggctggagtacagtagtgcgatctcggctcactgcaacctccgcctcctgggttgaagtaattctcctgcctcagcctcctgagtagctgggattacaggcacgcaccaccacgcccagctaattttgtatttttagtagagagatggggtttctccatgttggtcaggcgggtctcgaactcccgacctcaagtgatccgcccacctcagcctcccaaagtgttgggattacaggtgtgcaccaccgcacccaaccttttttttttttttttaaatagagacagggtcttactgtgttacccagctggtctcaaactcctgggctcaagtgatcctcctgcctca
This DNA window, taken from Pan paniscus chromosome 5, NHGRI_mPanPan1-v2.0_pri, whole genome shotgun sequence, encodes the following:
- the GTF3C6 gene encoding general transcription factor 3C polypeptide 6, producing MAAAADERSPGDGEDEEEEEQLVLVELSGIIDSDFLSKCENKCKVLGIDTERPILQVDSCVFAGEYEDTLGTCVIFEENVEHADTEGNNKTVLKYKCHTMKKLSMTRTLLTEKKEGEENIGGVEWLQIKDNDFSYRPNMICNFLHENEDEEVVASAPDKSLELEEEEIQMNDSSNLSCEQEKPMHLEIEDSGPLIDIPSETEGSVFM